One Helianthus annuus cultivar XRQ/B chromosome 7, HanXRQr2.0-SUNRISE, whole genome shotgun sequence genomic region harbors:
- the LOC110868667 gene encoding protein SIEVE ELEMENT OCCLUSION B: MERSMSNYTNQTSPSPNPVTTNTRRERKLLFSVSDDNVMMKQVVDTHHPDGSDIGVDPLVNMVEEILRRASINATIDKDSTSALEHTDIVKLEAKSRQNNLVLMLNVFSHPIDKLAREMSFKTLSTAVDPHTRVISLLHTVGNYDWDAKMALILAAFALNYGEFRVLAQIYSSNQLAKPLELKSRFDALNRLIHLVLELTQCIIQFKKLPSRYVSSREPVMDRAIRKFPSAGYWNARVIIAIATQITNITSMGDEYWMSTAESWELASLAHKINYLLEFLRKELEECRRLIEERKEMEVRNSFNQLFDTVHVDNMKILKILLNSRDDPLPLFDGSTRRRVSLEVLRKKNVLLLISGIGIFRDEVSILDQIYSESRIQGSRIDALYDLVWLPIVDPYDEYTNALHAQFEDLKHSMPWYSVDHPSNIDHAIKKSIGDRWHFRSKPVLVVLDPQGRELSRNALHMMWIWGSTAFPFTIAREEALWRDETWRLELLVSGMDPTILDWVADDKYIVLYATDNIDWIRKFTITARAMATAACLPLEMAYVGKNSKRKNVRRVIETIRREKLSYCWQDITLIRYFWTRLESMLLSKIQLNRTDDQDITMKQIMKLLSYEKDGSWAMLCRGSHILTNGHGSSMMQTLADFDLWKEHIPSRGFDLSFKDYHDKLHITTHSCSRFEFPIAGGRLPERMRCSVCHRYMQVEKYIAFLCCHDQTGLIEPY; the protein is encoded by the exons ATGGAGCGATCAATGTCCAATTACACCAACCAAACATCACCGTCACCAAACCCTGTAACAACAAACACCAGACGTGAACGAAAATTGCTTTTTAGCGTTTCGGATGATAATGTTATGATGAAGCAAGTGGTAGATACCCATCACCCTGATGGGAGTGATATTGGTGTCGACCCACTTGTAAACATGGTGGAGGAAATCCTTCGACGTGCCTCCATTAATGCCACCATTGATAAAGATTCTACTTCAGCG CTTGAACACACTGATATTGTCAAACTGGAGGCCAAATCTCGCCAAAACAACTTAGTTCTGATGCTTAACGTATTTTCGCATCCAATTGACAAGCTTGCTCGTGAG ATGTCATTCAAGACCTTAAGTACTGCCGTGGACCCACACACAAGAGTTATTTCACTACTCCACACGGTAGGGAACTACGACTGGGACGCCAAGATGGCACTGATCCTTGCAGCTTTTGCTCTAAACTATGGTGAATTCAGGGTTCTAGCTCAAATTTATTCATCAAATCAGCTTGCAAAACCATTGGAGCTCAAATCAAGATTTGATGCACTCAACAGACTAATTCATTTGGTTCTCGAGTTAACTCAGTGCATTATCCAGTTTAAGAAGCTCCCATCTAGGTATGTTAGTTCTCGAGAACCAGTTATGGACAGAGCTATAAGGAAATTTCCAAGTGCAGGTTATTGGAATGCTAGAGTGATTATTGCCATTGCTACACAGATAACTAACATCACCAGCATGGGAGACGA GTATTGGATGTCAACGGCAGAGTCATGGGAGCTAGCTTCGTTGGCCCACAAGATCAACTACCTACTGGAGTTTCTCAGGAAAGAACTGGAAGAATGTCGACGTCTAATAG AAGAGAGGAAGGAGATGGAAGTCAGAAATTCATTTAATCAGCTTTTTGATACGGTTCATGTTGACAACATGAAAATCCTCAAGATCTTGCTTAATTCCAGGGATGACCCGCTGCCACTTTTTGATGGGAGTACGAGACGAAGG GTCAGCCTAGAAGTTCTGAGGAAAAAGAATGTGTTGTTGCTGATATCAGGGATAGGCATTTTCCGTGATGAAGTGTCAATTCTTGATCAAATTTACAGTGAGTCACGTATTCAAGGCTCGAGGATTGATGCTTTGTATGATCTGGTGTGGCTTCCTATCGTAGACCCGTACGATGAGTACACTAATGCATTGCACGCACAATTTGAGGATCTGAAGCACAGTATGCCATGGTACTCGGTCGACCACCCTTCAAATATCGATCATGCAATTAAGAAGTCCATTGGAGACAGGTGGCACTTTAGGAGCAAGCCTGTCCTTGTTGTCCTGGACCCACAGGGAAGGGAGTTGAGCCGAAATGCACTCCACATGATGTGGATTTGGGGAAGCACTGCCTTCCCTTTCACCATAGCCAGAGAGGAAGCATTGTGGAGGGATGAAACTTGGCGGCTAGAGTTGCTAGTCAGTGGCATGGACCCAACCATACTCGATTGG GTAGCGGACGACAAGTATATCGTACTGTATGCAACAGATAACATTGACTGGATTCGCAAATTTACGATCACTGCAAGGGCTATGGCAACTGCTGCATGCCTCCCATTAGAGATGGCGTATGTTGgaaaaaacagtaaaagaaaaAATGTGCGTAGGGTGATTGAAACCATCAGAAGAGAAAAACTCAGTTACTGCTGGCAAGATATCACCCTAATACGGTACTTCTGGACCCGCTTAGAAAGCATGTTGCTCTCCAAGATCCAACTTAATCGCACTGATGATCAAGACATCACAATGAAACAGATCATGAAACTACTCAGCTATGAGAAGGATGGATCATGGGCTATGCTTTGTAGAGGATCACATATTCTGACCAATGGTCATGGATCCTCCATGATGCAAACACTTGCTGACTTTGATCTCTGGAAGGAACACATCCCCTCACGGGGTTTTGATTTGTCATTTAAAGACTACCATGATAAGCTTCACATCACAACACATAGTTGTAGTCGATTTGAGTTTCCCATTGCAGGAGGTAGACTCCCTGAACGTATGCGGTGCTCAGTGTGCCATCGATATATGCAGGTGGAGAAATACATTGCTTTCCTTTGTTGCCATGACCAAACTGGACTTATTGAACCCTATTGA
- the LOC110868665 gene encoding 28 kDa ribonucleoprotein, chloroplastic translates to MSSTILPFQLLTPKSTIIPTSNPPFKTLTFPHFSSCLSHTNKISVISPHKLAHFAAHTSDWSQQVTQESEKEEDVEEESYSEPPEDAKIFVGNLPYDLDSEKLAELFSSSGVVEIAEVIYNRDTEQSRGFGFVTMSTVEEAEKAVDTFNGYDLSGRLLTVNKAAPRGSQPERRVVASSFKIYMGNLAWQVDNGQLEQAFSEHGKVVDARVIYDRETGRSRGFGFVTMASETEMNDAIAALDGQSLDGRAIRVNVAEDRPKRTFF, encoded by the exons ATGTCTTCTACAATTCTACCATTTCAGTTACTAACCCCTAAATCCACCATCATCCCCACCTCAAACCCACCTTTCAAAACCTTAACTTTTCCTCATTTTTCATCATGTCTCTCTCACACAAACAAGATTTCAGTCATTTCACCTCACAAATTAGCCCATTTTGCTGCCCACACCTCAGATTGGTCACAACAAGTCACACAAGAAAGTGAAAAAGAAGAAGACGTAGAAGAAGAATCATATTCAGAGCCACCTGAGGACGCAAAGATTTTTGTGGGTAATTTGCCTTATGATCTTGACAGTGAGAAATTGGCTGAGCTCTTTAGTTCTTCTGGAGTTGTTGAGATTGCTGAG GTGATTTATAATAGGGATACTGAACAGAGTAGAGGGTTTGGGTTTGTGACAATGAGTACAGTTGAAGAAGCTGAGAAAGCTGTGGACACTTTCAATGGATAT gattTAAGTGGGAGGCTTCTTACCGTAAACAAAGCTGCACCAAGAGGTTCACAACCGGAAAGACGGGTAGTAGCAAGTTCGTTTAAAATCTACATGGGTAATCTGGCATGGCAGGTGGATAACGGTCAGCTTGAGCAGGCGTTTAGTGAACATGGGAAGGTGGTAGATGCACGCGTCATTTATGATCGTGAAACTGGACGTTCACGTGGGTTTGGCTTTGTAACGATGGCAAGTGAGACGGAAATGAACGACGCTATCGCTGCGCTAGATGGACAG AGTTTGGATGGGAGGGCAATCAGGGTAAATGTTGCAGAGGATCGTCCTAAGCGTACCTTCTTTTAA
- the LOC110868664 gene encoding uncharacterized protein LOC110868664 → MEFNEQDWELINDDGFVYRRLKRLRPESAVPAADPPPDPAAEAKARRERKKNLLLKLKTKYQQEIDHWELLSNTLQALKDRTQNQPPVVVSPVLDQRVSVLHENSSDLTHRKLAGTLVLQVEAQEATISEISRFCDVVETLCDAEEQRLRQPFIDLPIWEPNPRELIASLLED, encoded by the exons ATGGAATTCAACGAACAAGACTGGGAGCTCATCAACGACGACGGCTTCGTCTACCGGCGTCTGAAGCGTCTCCGCCCTGAATCCGCCGTCCCCGCCGCCGACCCACCGCCGGATCCCGCAGCAGAAGCCAAAGCCCGCAGAGAACGAAAGAAAAACTTGTTATTAAAGCTGAAAACTAAGTACCAACAAGAGATTGACCATTGGGAACTTTTGTCGAACACCTTGCAGGCATTAAAAGACCGCACACAAAATCAACCACCAGTTGTTGTTTCACCTGTTTTAGATCAAAGGGTATCCGTTTTGCACGAGAACTCGTCCGATTTGACTCACCGGAAACTCGCCGGTACCCTCGTCCTTCAG GTTGAAGCTCAGGAAGCTACTATTTCTGAAATTTCAAGATTTTGTGATGTTGTGGAAACATTATGTGATGCGGAAGAACAGCGGTTGAGGCAACCGTTTATCGACTTGCCGATTTGGGAACCAAACCCACGGGAGCTAATTGCGTCGCTGTTAGAAGATTGA
- the LOC110867343 gene encoding beta-1,4-mannosyl-glycoprotein 4-beta-N-acetylglucosaminyltransferase, translating into MSRIRCMIRGLELKTFIIGFVIIPAIVTGIYLHGQKVTYFLRPLWQSPPKPFIHMPHYYNTNVTMASLCNLHGWKLRDYPRRVYDAVLFSNEVDMLTIRWKELYPYITQFVLLESNSTFTSIPKKLNFAINREKFEFIKSRLTYGTIGGRFKSGENPFIEEAYQRVALDHLLRIAGIEDDDLLIMSDVDEIPSAHTIDLLRWCDGPPPIVHLNLNNYLYSFEFNLDHKSWRASVHQYQKGTTRYVHYRQSDYLLADSGWHCSFCFRTISDFVFKMKAYSHTDRVRFSHYLDPKRIQKVICSGADLYDMLPEEYTFRELIGKMGPIPHSYSAVHLPSYLLKNADKYRYLLPGNCIREDG; encoded by the coding sequence ATGTCAAGAATCCGATGTATGATTCGAGGTTTAGAACTAAAGACATTCATAATTGGATTCGTTATAATTCCGGCAATCGTGACCGGAATATACCTTCACGGCCAGAAAGTCACCTACTTTCTCCGCCCCTTATGGCAGTCACCACCCAAACCCTTCATTCACATGCCTCATTACTACAATACAAATGTAACAATGGCTTCTTTATGCAACCTTCATGGATGGAAGCTTCGAGACTACCCGCGAAGAGTCTACGACGCCGTTCTATTCAGCAACGAAGTCGACATGCTTACGATCCGGTGGAAAGAACTTTACCCTTACATTACTCAGTTTGTGCTTCTTGAATCCAACTCCACATTCACAAGCATACCGAAAAAATTAAACTTTGCGATCAATCGCGAAAAGTTCGAGTTTATCAAGTCGAGATTGACTTATGGGACCATTGGTGGCCGGTTTAAGAGCGGGGAAAACCCTTTTATCGAAGAAGCGTATCAACGGGTAGCTCTTGATCATCTTTTAAGGATTGCGGGGATCGAAGACGACGATCTTTTGATCATGTCGGATGTCGATGAGATACCGAGTGCGCATACTATTGATCTTTTGAGATGGTGTGATGGTCCACCACCTATTGTTCATTTGAATTTGAACAATTATTTATACTCTTTTGAGTTTAATTTAGATCATAAAAGTTGGAGGGCTTCTGTTCATCAGTACCAAAAGGGGACAACCCGATACGTGCATTATCGACAGAGCGATTATCTGTTGGCGGATTCGGGTTGGCATTGCAGTTTTTGTTTTAGAACAATTAGTGATTTTGTGTTCAAGATGAAAGCTTACAGTCATACAGATAGAGTGAGGTTTTCTCATTATCTTGACCCGAAAAGGATCCAGAAAGTGATCTGCAGTGGCGCGGACTTGTATGATATGCTTCCGGAAGAGTACACTTTCCGGGAGCTAATCGGGAAAATGGGCCCCATTCCTCATTCGTATTCCGCGGTTCATCTCCCGTCGTATTTGTTAAAGAATGCTGATAAGTACAGGTATCTTTTGCCGGGAAACTGCATTCGGGAAGACGGTTGA
- the LOC110868663 gene encoding SUPPRESSOR OF GAMMA RESPONSE 1: MAKSWIVDGRGIARKVKTSSLPLVHQLKDCGANRECPQCHYKIDNSDVAVEWPGLPAGVKFEPTDVELLEHLAAKCGVGNVMPHQFIDEFIPTLDVDEGICYKHPENLPGARKDGNSAYFFYRTTNAYTTGQRKRRKICQESNSAKDVRWHKTGKTKAVMQNGVQIGCKKIMVLYGAASGGSKPSKLNWVMHQYHLGTVEDEKEGEYVVAKVFYQQQKEVEKVDSVVIEKIDALMSSTSPRTPKTDAPDPRRLGKSVSPDDVTTDNVQQESGWCVEQKSFPSSSNVENKDNMELPVWEDDSQAVDLNAFDDSLFCNENLDTNEPVGDSRLNNGRKSGFNVNADGAPGTSRGASTGVDDLENLDFSSLPDFNLADLQFSSQDSIFGWLERL, encoded by the exons AAGTTGGATTGTTGACGGTAGAGgtatagcaagaaaggtcaaaacgtCTAGTCTTCCTTTGGTACATCAACTTAAGGACTGCGGTGCAAACCGAGAATGCCCCCAATGTCATTACAAGATCGACAATAGTGAC GTGGCGGTAGAGTGGCCCGGGCTTCCCGCAGGTGTGAAATTCGAACCGACCGATGTCGAGCTCTTAGAACATTTGGCGGCCAAATGTGGGGTCGGGAATGTAATGCCGCACCAGTTTATTGATGAATTCATCCCGACGCTTGATGTAGATGAAGGAATATGCTACAAACACCCTGAAAATCTTCCTG GTGCTAGAAAAGACGGAAACAGTGCTTATTTCTTTTACAGGACCACAAATGCATACACAACTGGTCAAAGAAAACGTCGCAAGATCTGCCAAGAATCTAACTCGGCCAAAGACGTTCGTTGGCACAAGACCGGCAAGACAAAAGCCGTTATGCAAAACGGAGTTCAAATAGGGTGCAAGAAGATAATGGTCCTTTACGGGGCCGCTAGCgggggttcaaaacctagtaaatTGAACTGGGTCATGCATCAATATCATTTAGGAACCGTTGAAGATGAAAAAGAGGGTGAATATGTGGTTGCAAAGGTATTCTATCAGCAACAGAAAGAGGTTGAGAAAGTGGATAGTGTTGTGATCGAAAAAATAGATGCGTTGATGAGCTCAACAAGTCCGAGAACTCCGAAAACTGACGCTCCGGATCCACGTAGGTTGGGAAAATCCGTTTCTCCTGATGATGTCACCACTGATAATGTTCAACAG GAGTCTGGGTGGTGCGTTGAGCAGAAGTCCTTTCCGTCATCTTCTAATGTTGAAAATAAGGATAATATGGAGTTACCCGTATGGGAAGATGATTCACAAGCGGTTGATTTAAATGCATTTGATGACTCGTTGTTCTGCAATGAGAATCTTGATACTAATGAGCCTGTTGGTGACTCAAGGCTGAATAATGGACGTAAATCTGGATTTAATGTTAATGCTGACGGTGCACCGGGTACCAGTAGGGGTGCAAGTACCGGAGTTGATGATCTTGAGAATCTGGACTTTAGTAGTCTACCGGATTTTAACCTTGCT gacttgcagttttcatcacaagacagcatatttgGGTGGTTAGAGCGGTTGTAA